The following are from one region of the Heliangelus exortis chromosome 29, bHelExo1.hap1, whole genome shotgun sequence genome:
- the WNT3 gene encoding proto-oncogene Wnt-3, giving the protein MPSVAEGVKLGIQECQHQFRGRRWNCTTIDDSLAIFGPVLDKATRESAFVHAIASAGVAFAVTRSCAEGTSTICGCDSHHKGPPGDGWKWGGCSEDADFGVLVSREFADARENRPDARSAMNRHNNEAGRTTILDHMHLKCKCHGLSGSCEVKTCWWAQPDFRAIGDFLKDKYDSASEMVVEKHRESRGWVETLRAKYALFKPPTERDLVYYENSPNFCEPNPETGSFGTRDRTCNVTSHGIDGCDLLCCGRGHNTRTERRKEKCHCIFHWCCYVSCQECVRVYDVHTCK; this is encoded by the exons ATGCCCAGCGTGGCTGAGGGGGTGAAGCTGGGGATCCAGGAATGTCAGCACCAATTCCGGGGCCGCCGCTGGAACTGCACCACCATCGATGACAGTCTGGCCATCTTTGGGCCTGTCCTGGACAAAG CCACACGGGAATCTGCCTTCGTCCACGCCATCGCCTCGGCCGGGGTGGCCTTTGCTGTCACCCGCTCCTGCGCCGAGGGCACCTCCACCATCTGTGGCTGTGACTCCCACCACAAGGGACCCCCAGGAGACGGCTGGAAGTGGGGGGGGTGCAGCGAGGATGCTGATTTTGGGGTGCTGGTGTCCCGGGAATTCGCGGACGCCCGAGAGAACCGCCCAGACGCGCGCTCGGCCATGAACAGACACAACAACGAGGCGGGCAGGACG ACCATCCTGGACCACATGCACCTGAAGTGCAAGTGCCACGGGCTGTCGGGCAGCTGCGAGGTGAAGACTTGCTGGTGGGCACAGCCGGATTTCCGGGCGATCGGGGATTTCCTGAAGGACAAATACGACAGCGCCTCCGAGATGGTGGTGGAGAAGCACCGGGAGTCCCGGGGCTGGGTGGAAACTCTGAGGGCCAAGTACGCCCTCTTCAAACCCCCGACGGAGCGGGATCTGGTCTACTACGAGAACTCCCCCAACTTCTGTGAGCCCAACCCCGAGACGGGCTCCTTCGGGACCAGAGACAGGACGTGCAACGTCACCTCCCACGGGATCGATGGCTGCGATCTGCTGTGCTGCGGCCGCGGCCACAACACCAGGActgagaggaggaaggagaaatgtCACTGCATCTTCCACTGGTGCTGCTACGTCAGCTGCCAGGAGTGCGTCCGTGTCTACGATGTCCACACCTGCAAGTAA